A genomic stretch from Candidatus Bathyarchaeota archaeon includes:
- a CDS encoding ABC transporter permease: protein MESNLYLEQFKRSIAIAKKNIRIYYSKGPVVIFGIITPLFLFLSFYIGRNMPAETLVPGLIGMTAFFTATSVGPAIVPWEARAKTLERLISSPISIWTIFLGDVLSSFLFGAVVSIFPVIFGVLIGVKMVSPLILGFGIVLATFCFASFSILLSAYPPTNSPASVMMLSSMVKFPLVFISGIFIPIEDLPAWGRTVSLISPLTYFTDLARYSIQGRSFYPFELDFILLVAFAVIFLVVAIKIHERTIQKRL from the coding sequence ATGGAAAGCAATCTTTATTTAGAGCAGTTCAAGCGGTCCATTGCAATTGCCAAAAAGAACATTCGCATATACTACTCCAAAGGGCCTGTGGTCATATTTGGAATCATAACACCGCTCTTTCTTTTCCTATCATTCTACATCGGGCGAAACATGCCTGCTGAAACTCTCGTACCGGGATTAATTGGAATGACAGCTTTTTTCACGGCTACATCAGTTGGGCCCGCCATTGTTCCGTGGGAGGCAAGAGCAAAAACCTTAGAGAGGCTCATATCTTCTCCTATTTCCATCTGGACAATCTTTCTTGGCGATGTGCTTTCCTCGTTCCTTTTCGGAGCTGTCGTTTCCATATTTCCTGTGATCTTTGGCGTGCTCATCGGTGTCAAGATGGTCAGTCCATTAATTCTTGGATTTGGAATTGTTCTGGCAACATTCTGTTTTGCATCTTTCAGCATACTACTATCCGCCTATCCCCCAACGAACAGTCCAGCTAGTGTAATGATGCTATCGTCCATGGTCAAGTTCCCACTAGTTTTCATAAGCGGAATCTTCATTCCTATTGAAGATCTGCCCGCATGGGGTAGGACAGTTTCCTTAATTTCTCCATTGACATATTTCACCGATCTGGCAAGATACTCTATACAAGGGCGCAGCTTCTATCCTTTCGAGTTGGACTTTATACTCCTTGTGGCATTTGCAGTCATCTTTCTGGTTGTAGCAATAAAAATTCACGAACGCACCATACAGAAAAGGCTTTAG
- a CDS encoding phosphate uptake regulator PhoU: MEQRKIMSLGRSSLVVSLPKHWVKLNELNKGDVVSMAVQRDRSLVLFAGAEKKKESKRITLSVDPKEKEVMVVRSIIACYLNGYSSIKLVSKKIFSVAQQRAIRRIVRVLYMRIMESEAKSMYIQTLIDESKASVMSGIRRMHLIAKSMYRDALESLKNRDAKLARAVYTLDDDVDHFSFFLLRLLRSAALDPTLANKLELEPIDCLDYQTLVHRIEHVADHATNIAKNIIMLNGRRQRITDSLLKLILTSGNAALDSYNSAVNSFFSKNVESSDQIIEEQKRIEKIDLDIARARLTEKNASIICATCSIRDSIKRISEYAADIAEITINRSFKAPY; encoded by the coding sequence ATGGAGCAACGCAAAATTATGTCCTTGGGAAGATCATCTCTTGTAGTTTCTCTGCCAAAACATTGGGTGAAATTGAATGAACTGAACAAGGGTGATGTCGTCTCTATGGCTGTTCAACGCGACCGTTCTCTAGTCCTTTTCGCTGGCGCTGAGAAGAAGAAAGAGTCTAAAAGGATAACTCTCTCCGTTGATCCAAAAGAGAAGGAGGTCATGGTTGTTCGCAGTATTATCGCTTGCTATCTTAATGGCTATTCCTCCATTAAACTCGTTTCAAAAAAGATATTTTCTGTCGCGCAACAAAGGGCAATCCGCCGCATAGTTAGGGTGCTTTATATGCGCATTATGGAGTCTGAGGCTAAGAGCATGTATATCCAAACATTAATAGACGAGTCGAAAGCCTCAGTCATGTCTGGCATCCGTAGGATGCACTTAATCGCCAAATCTATGTACCGAGACGCTTTAGAATCATTAAAGAATCGAGACGCAAAGTTGGCGAGAGCTGTTTACACTCTGGACGATGATGTCGATCACTTTTCTTTCTTTCTTCTCCGCCTCCTTCGCAGCGCCGCTCTTGACCCAACCCTGGCAAATAAACTTGAACTCGAGCCAATTGATTGCCTGGATTATCAAACCCTTGTGCATAGAATTGAACACGTCGCAGACCATGCTACCAACATCGCAAAGAACATAATAATGCTAAATGGAAGACGTCAAAGAATAACCGATTCTTTGCTTAAACTCATACTGACCTCTGGAAACGCCGCCCTTGACTCATATAATAGTGCAGTTAATTCGTTCTTTTCCAAGAATGTAGAGAGCTCCGACCAAATAATCGAAGAGCAGAAGAGGATTGAAAAAATAGACCTTGACATTGCGCGCGCGCGCCTAACTGAAAAGAATGCTTCGATAATTTGCGCAACATGTTCCATACGGGACAGCATAAAGCGAATTTCCGAATATGCTGCAGATATCGCTGAAATTACGATTAACCGCTCTTTTAAAGCGCCTTATTAG
- the fhcD gene encoding formylmethanofuran--tetrahydromethanopterin N-formyltransferase, whose amino-acid sequence MNRLLKLTELGSTERGVYDLTEELSQYLDKTGKDPDFYTLSFPTHSVEIQNTFAEMFGMWVGRILITAENEKWANTAAKTAIGFASSIIMSPVEAGIEGSVQRQDTPDGRAGVLIQLYHRTRFDLKAQMILRIGQCIMTCPTAAAFDALPEAKRRLKVGRSLRLFGDGFQKKDTLANRKVWRIPVMEGEFMVEDKFGAVKAIAGGNFIIMAQSGAAGLQAAEKAAEAISSKVKGVIMPFPGGICRSGSKAGSIKYKLKASTNHPFCPKLKELVADSQIPKDVKCVYEIVINGLNLDCVKEAMAEGIKAAVRVPGVARISAGNYGGKLGPYHAYLKEVLELD is encoded by the coding sequence ATGAATCGTTTGCTGAAGTTGACGGAGTTAGGCTCTACAGAAAGAGGTGTATATGACTTGACCGAAGAACTATCTCAATATTTGGATAAAACTGGGAAGGATCCCGACTTCTACACTTTGAGTTTCCCAACACATTCAGTAGAGATTCAGAACACATTTGCTGAAATGTTTGGAATGTGGGTGGGGCGGATCTTAATTACTGCAGAAAACGAGAAATGGGCGAACACAGCAGCCAAGACGGCAATTGGCTTTGCTTCTTCAATTATTATGTCTCCAGTAGAAGCTGGAATAGAAGGATCTGTACAAAGACAGGACACGCCAGATGGACGTGCAGGTGTATTGATTCAGCTTTATCATAGAACACGGTTTGATTTAAAGGCTCAAATGATCCTTAGAATCGGACAGTGTATAATGACTTGTCCTACAGCTGCGGCTTTTGACGCGTTGCCAGAAGCGAAAAGAAGATTGAAGGTGGGGCGGAGCCTTCGACTTTTCGGAGACGGATTCCAAAAAAAAGACACTTTGGCGAATAGGAAAGTCTGGCGAATTCCAGTTATGGAAGGCGAGTTTATGGTAGAAGACAAGTTTGGAGCTGTAAAAGCGATTGCAGGAGGGAATTTCATAATCATGGCTCAGAGTGGTGCAGCTGGTTTGCAGGCGGCAGAGAAGGCTGCAGAAGCTATCAGCAGCAAAGTCAAAGGCGTGATAATGCCATTTCCAGGGGGCATCTGCAGGTCAGGCTCTAAAGCAGGCTCGATTAAGTACAAGCTTAAAGCGTCTACTAACCATCCCTTCTGTCCAAAACTTAAAGAGCTAGTGGCAGACTCGCAGATACCTAAAGATGTCAAGTGTGTTTACGAAATCGTCATCAATGGTCTTAATCTAGATTGTGTGAAAGAAGCGATGGCTGAAGGGATAAAAGCGGCTGTGAGAGTGCCCGGCGTGGCTAGAATTTCTGCTGGAAATTATGGTGGAAAGCTTGGTCCTTACCACGCTTACCTTAAAGAAGTTCTTGAGTTAGATTAG
- a CDS encoding triphosphoribosyl-dephospho-CoA synthase: MQRDICKTTKYISSCLQLAVLLEVSANKPGNVNKTANFKSTRYEHFLASAVAVEPSFARAAQQGIMIFDKKNDLNEMGIGKIIKESVVSINAWQHGNNTLLGTVLLLSPIAAAAGMTLAERDELSISRLRENIKLVVESTTSLDAVAVYEAINIANPNGLVGEAPTLDVNDPYSKERILEENITLYDIFRISAPYDSVSREWVENYPITFEAGLPYFTQQLKEANNLNTAIVQTFLKILSMVPDTLVARKVGLERAKEISEQANEVLISGGLATTLGREKLSGFDKKLRGPTNQYNPGTTADIISAVLAVSLLDGYRP; this comes from the coding sequence TTGCAGCGAGACATTTGTAAAACAACAAAGTACATTTCCAGCTGTCTTCAACTGGCTGTCCTCTTAGAAGTTAGTGCAAACAAGCCTGGAAACGTTAATAAAACAGCAAATTTTAAAAGCACACGGTATGAACATTTTTTGGCTTCCGCCGTAGCCGTTGAACCTAGTTTTGCACGAGCTGCTCAACAGGGAATCATGATTTTCGATAAAAAAAATGACCTAAACGAAATGGGCATTGGAAAAATTATAAAGGAATCGGTGGTGAGTATTAATGCTTGGCAACATGGGAACAACACGTTGCTAGGCACAGTTCTTCTGCTTTCCCCAATCGCTGCAGCAGCCGGAATGACGTTGGCTGAAAGAGACGAACTTTCTATTTCCCGACTGAGAGAAAACATAAAACTAGTCGTAGAGTCAACCACGTCATTAGATGCAGTGGCGGTCTATGAAGCAATAAACATAGCCAATCCGAATGGTTTAGTTGGTGAAGCGCCAACTCTCGACGTGAACGACCCATACTCAAAGGAAAGAATCCTAGAAGAGAACATAACTCTCTATGATATTTTCAGAATTTCAGCACCCTACGACTCTGTTTCAAGAGAATGGGTAGAAAATTATCCTATAACCTTTGAAGCCGGCTTGCCATATTTCACTCAGCAACTCAAGGAGGCAAATAATTTAAACACTGCAATAGTTCAAACTTTCCTCAAAATACTTTCAATGGTTCCTGATACACTTGTCGCCCGAAAAGTTGGCTTAGAGAGAGCGAAAGAAATTTCTGAACAAGCAAATGAAGTGTTGATTTCGGGCGGTTTAGCAACAACTCTTGGTAGAGAAAAGCTTTCTGGCTTCGATAAGAAGCTGCGTGGGCCAACTAATCAATATAACCCTGGTACAACTGCTGACATTATATCTGCAGTTTTAGCCGTAAGCCTTCTGGATGGTTATCGCCCGTGA
- a CDS encoding ATP-binding cassette domain-containing protein, translating to MTCQRCRVTTSENAVEVSNLTKCFGELLAVDNISFQVKRGEFFGFLGPNAAGKTTTIRMLTGVIKPDEGTASILSYDILREGLKTKQLMGIVPEMANAYVDLSAWNNLMLVGELYGVSKLQRQERASKLLKEFKLYERRKHLVRGFSRGMKQKLLLCMALINEPKILFLDEPTSGLDVGSQRLMRDMIRELNRNGITIFLTTHNMEEANQLCDRIAIINHGKIAAIDNPEKLRLRSSGLQSIEVSFDKAVSIEELSKIRGVSEAKKTGDKIRLYVDETSDVLDKLIDFARLKRLKIISLNTLAPTLEDVFLKLVKES from the coding sequence CTGACTTGCCAGAGGTGTCGGGTCACGACCAGTGAGAACGCTGTAGAGGTTTCAAATCTGACAAAATGCTTCGGTGAGCTGCTGGCTGTTGACAACATTAGTTTTCAGGTTAAAAGGGGCGAGTTTTTTGGCTTCTTGGGGCCTAATGCTGCAGGTAAAACCACTACAATCCGAATGCTCACTGGTGTAATCAAGCCAGATGAAGGTACCGCTTCAATATTAAGTTATGACATTCTAAGAGAAGGCCTTAAAACTAAGCAGTTGATGGGAATCGTCCCTGAAATGGCAAATGCCTATGTGGACCTTTCAGCCTGGAACAACCTCATGCTAGTTGGAGAATTGTATGGAGTTTCTAAGCTGCAAAGACAGGAAAGGGCCAGCAAACTTTTGAAGGAATTTAAATTATATGAGCGGAGGAAGCACCTTGTCCGAGGTTTTTCTAGGGGAATGAAACAGAAACTACTGCTGTGTATGGCATTGATTAATGAGCCTAAAATCCTTTTCTTGGACGAGCCGACCTCTGGCTTAGATGTGGGGAGTCAACGCTTAATGAGAGACATGATTCGAGAACTTAATAGAAATGGCATTACCATATTTTTGACAACACACAATATGGAAGAGGCCAATCAACTTTGCGATAGGATAGCAATTATCAACCATGGCAAAATTGCAGCAATTGACAACCCAGAGAAGCTTCGGTTGCGAAGTAGTGGATTGCAGTCGATTGAAGTTAGCTTTGATAAGGCTGTGAGCATTGAGGAGTTGTCGAAGATTCGCGGTGTCAGTGAAGCAAAAAAGACGGGAGATAAAATACGGCTCTATGTAGACGAGACAAGTGATGTATTAGACAAGCTGATTGATTTTGCACGCTTAAAAAGACTCAAAATAATTTCCCTCAACACTCTCGCACCAACCTTAGAAGACGTTTTTCTTAAACTCGTGAAGGAAAGTTAA
- a CDS encoding winged helix-turn-helix transcriptional regulator, whose translation MCSGKCNSCDFKVFNRLQKYFRALHCPTRWIIIRLLGDEARSTNEIFEGLKEAGERLSRSGLYYHLSELEEAGIVEFAEYREVGGGAPEKVWRLKTKEIKINLLTDLPEVSGHDQ comes from the coding sequence ATGTGCAGTGGTAAATGCAATAGTTGCGACTTTAAGGTGTTCAACAGGCTTCAAAAGTACTTCAGAGCTCTTCACTGTCCCACTCGGTGGATTATTATTCGCCTTTTAGGAGATGAAGCTCGCAGCACAAATGAAATTTTTGAAGGTTTAAAGGAAGCTGGAGAACGACTTTCAAGGTCAGGACTTTATTACCATCTCTCTGAGTTGGAAGAAGCTGGCATCGTTGAATTTGCTGAATACCGAGAGGTTGGAGGAGGCGCTCCCGAAAAGGTGTGGCGACTAAAAACAAAAGAAATCAAGATTAACCTCTTAACTGACTTGCCAGAGGTGTCGGGTCACGACCAGTGA
- a CDS encoding CdvA-like protein → MSESTSNLFTYLGKPVKDEYGHIIGTMASFLVTPGGRINGVFIEHGDGDIKQYSSDQIKTENDEVVLFAPLKMKANNFCNQIPLLWRKTQAIKDLNEKKKIPEDMYSDLYSSFEGALNQLKTEAEDTIAGVEKEIQDCTQRVKELNSALINLEIEREIEQIDEESYQTAIEMVKAGLKRINAEKNDFETLKGKLSNMLLGETQKETLEEKIEETLPVPSSESLDTSLPEPPESPEPSGESPVVVYVKNVDQPSP, encoded by the coding sequence ATGTCTGAATCGACATCCAACCTTTTTACCTATCTCGGCAAGCCGGTAAAAGACGAATACGGCCACATCATCGGCACAATGGCATCATTCCTGGTTACTCCAGGAGGAAGAATAAACGGAGTATTCATAGAACACGGGGACGGTGACATCAAACAATATTCAAGCGACCAAATAAAGACAGAGAACGATGAAGTTGTACTATTTGCGCCACTTAAAATGAAAGCCAACAATTTCTGCAACCAAATCCCGCTTCTTTGGCGGAAAACCCAAGCCATAAAGGACTTGAACGAAAAGAAGAAGATTCCTGAAGACATGTACAGCGACTTGTACTCCAGCTTTGAAGGTGCGTTGAACCAGTTAAAAACAGAAGCAGAAGACACAATTGCAGGCGTTGAGAAAGAAATCCAAGATTGCACTCAACGAGTCAAAGAACTCAATTCAGCCCTAATTAATCTGGAAATCGAACGAGAGATAGAACAAATCGATGAAGAATCCTACCAAACTGCTATAGAGATGGTGAAAGCAGGACTCAAACGAATTAACGCAGAGAAGAACGACTTTGAAACACTAAAAGGTAAATTATCCAATATGCTTCTAGGCGAAACACAAAAAGAAACTCTCGAAGAAAAGATCGAAGAAACACTTCCTGTGCCAAGCAGCGAATCCTTAGACACTTCGCTTCCAGAACCACCCGAATCCCCCGAACCTTCTGGGGAATCCCCCGTCGTAGTGTATGTGAAAAACGTCGACCAACCAAGTCCTTAA
- a CDS encoding Snf7 family protein: protein MKSIRKLKIQHSKLEQVYIRLHKRDKTLFRACTFALEKKNNARAAMCANELAEVRKLIKLLSHTQIAIERIIIRLDTIKELSTIMVDLKPALNALKNVTTNLVSIMPDIASELDKVNNSIQETLTVTKLSSEPPTILTNMKTAAGQEILKEVNMALQQKLNVQLPEPPVSEVLPKIMQPERIKEMVALVAACPQSSGDKQKETTEAFLSIKDVKMQSISLRIQHSESMQDKLLEYVKQCNGQIDVTECALKLKIPPKEVEKTLKELDAKGKIIIGTC from the coding sequence GTGAAGTCTATTCGAAAACTTAAAATTCAACATTCAAAGCTGGAACAGGTGTACATAAGACTTCATAAAAGAGATAAAACTCTTTTCAGGGCATGTACCTTCGCGTTAGAAAAAAAGAATAATGCACGCGCCGCGATGTGTGCTAACGAACTGGCAGAGGTTAGAAAGCTCATAAAGCTGCTTTCCCACACGCAAATCGCGATAGAACGCATAATCATCAGATTAGATACTATCAAAGAACTCAGCACCATAATGGTAGACCTCAAGCCAGCGTTGAACGCTCTCAAAAACGTCACAACCAACCTAGTCAGCATAATGCCTGACATTGCCTCTGAATTGGACAAAGTCAACAATAGCATACAAGAAACACTCACCGTAACCAAGCTTTCCTCCGAGCCACCAACCATACTAACTAACATGAAAACTGCTGCTGGACAAGAAATCCTCAAGGAAGTCAACATGGCTTTGCAACAAAAATTAAATGTACAACTGCCCGAACCACCCGTCTCGGAAGTGTTGCCAAAGATCATGCAACCAGAGCGAATCAAGGAAATGGTTGCTTTGGTTGCTGCATGCCCACAATCGAGTGGAGACAAGCAGAAAGAAACAACTGAAGCTTTTCTTTCGATTAAAGATGTGAAAATGCAAAGCATCTCCCTCAGAATTCAACATTCTGAATCCATGCAAGACAAACTGCTCGAGTACGTTAAGCAATGTAATGGCCAAATAGACGTCACTGAATGTGCACTAAAGTTGAAAATCCCACCCAAAGAAGTGGAAAAAACATTGAAAGAACTTGATGCTAAAGGAAAAATAATTATCGGAACATGTTAA
- the mobB gene encoding molybdopterin-guanine dinucleotide biosynthesis protein B, translating to MIVIAVIGSKKSGKTTTIEALVRGLTRHRHRVATIKHVSEPDFTIDVKGKDSWRHAQAGAKTIVIVAAKELSIIKKGDTAKLSLKEIVKNCQNSTDFVILEGFGSLVEQEPTVLKIVAVKTFDEAIEALKRFGLIIAFTGSAALAAKSLGVPVVDILEEPGKLVEAVEKKIRL from the coding sequence ATGATTGTTATCGCGGTGATTGGAAGCAAAAAATCAGGCAAGACAACAACGATAGAGGCTCTCGTCAGAGGCTTAACAAGACATCGGCATCGTGTTGCCACTATCAAGCATGTTTCTGAACCAGACTTCACAATAGATGTTAAGGGGAAAGACTCTTGGCGGCACGCACAAGCAGGCGCAAAAACAATAGTGATAGTCGCTGCTAAAGAACTGAGTATCATCAAGAAAGGTGACACTGCAAAACTAAGCCTTAAAGAAATTGTTAAAAACTGCCAAAACAGCACTGATTTTGTTATTCTTGAAGGTTTTGGAAGTTTAGTTGAACAAGAACCAACAGTGCTCAAAATAGTAGCTGTCAAAACATTTGACGAAGCTATAGAGGCATTAAAACGTTTTGGACTAATAATTGCATTTACGGGTTCTGCAGCTTTGGCAGCAAAAAGTCTAGGCGTACCTGTCGTAGATATTCTTGAAGAACCAGGAAAACTTGTAGAAGCTGTTGAGAAAAAAATTAGGCTTTGA
- a CDS encoding DEAD/DEAH box helicase gives MKEEAQVFKLLAKPIQDILEKLGLSEPTEPQVKAIPFVLKGKNILLVAPTGSGKTEAVLLPLFSKILEQPKRQGISVLYITPLRALNRDMIKRLSYWALKLNLSVQVRHGDTETKIRRKQAIQPPDIQVTTPETLQAILPGSRMQKHLSHIRCIIIDEVHELATSKHGTQLSVGLERLAELAGRNFQRIGLSATVESPEKAAKFVAGTGRPIKVLGISLPKGYIYTVEYPTPTDVDYDSAQKLRTAPEAAARIRHMLDLVRKHSSTLIFVNSRTNAEMLGHRFSLLTDDIAVHHGSLSREARMRIEDEFYMDLLKAKIQYLRTKPFWAEKKNR, from the coding sequence TTGAAGGAAGAAGCTCAAGTTTTCAAACTGCTAGCCAAGCCTATTCAAGATATTTTAGAAAAGCTAGGGCTTTCTGAACCCACAGAACCGCAGGTCAAAGCTATTCCCTTTGTTTTGAAAGGTAAAAATATCCTCCTAGTCGCACCAACTGGAAGTGGCAAAACAGAAGCTGTTCTTCTTCCCTTATTCTCAAAAATTCTCGAACAGCCAAAAAGACAGGGAATTTCAGTTCTCTACATTACTCCCCTTCGTGCCCTAAATCGTGACATGATAAAACGCTTGTCTTATTGGGCATTAAAACTCAACCTTTCCGTACAAGTTCGCCACGGCGACACCGAAACCAAAATTCGAAGAAAACAAGCAATTCAGCCACCAGACATTCAGGTTACCACTCCTGAAACTCTTCAAGCGATATTACCTGGTTCACGAATGCAAAAACATCTTAGCCATATACGTTGCATAATAATTGATGAGGTACACGAGCTAGCAACAAGTAAGCATGGAACACAACTTTCGGTAGGTCTTGAAAGACTTGCTGAGCTCGCTGGAAGGAATTTTCAGCGGATAGGCTTGTCAGCAACTGTAGAAAGTCCTGAAAAAGCTGCTAAATTCGTCGCAGGCACTGGCAGACCTATTAAGGTTCTTGGCATTTCGCTACCTAAAGGCTATATATACACTGTTGAATACCCAACTCCTACAGATGTAGATTATGATTCTGCTCAGAAATTGAGAACCGCACCTGAAGCCGCTGCAAGAATTAGACATATGCTTGACCTAGTTAGAAAACATTCATCGACACTTATCTTCGTAAACAGTCGAACCAACGCTGAAATGTTAGGACATAGGTTTAGTTTGCTTACAGATGATATTGCGGTGCATCATGGTTCATTGTCCAGAGAGGCGAGAATGCGAATTGAAGACGAATTTTACATGGACCTTCTGAAGGCGAAAATCCAGTATTTACGGACTAAACCGTTTTGGGCGGAAAAGAAGAATCGGTAA
- a CDS encoding AAA family ATPase, with translation MSASQELEKAATNYASEAVRLDKQGSRGMAITMYQRAIETLLRIVHLYPDYGLNKVYIQRAMAYQERVKVLQGGMPLRPDVEKRPADTTEPQEAGKASYDELIMQEKPNVKWPDVVGLEPAKKAIKEAIVYPVQRPDLFPLGWPRGILLFGPPGCGKTLLAAAVATEIDSNFISVDAASIMSKWLGEGEKNVAQLFASARKSANNGKPSIVFIDELDSLMGRHSSEVGGEVRVRNQFLKEMDGVIDKGKSLHAYVIGATNRPWDLDWPFIRRFQKRIIVPLPNHHSRLQMFKLYTSHLNLNPNMSLHELARLSEGFSGSDIKDCCQSAYLRVIGEFFESGRVNDKRAKPRPVTMDDFRQILEDRKPSVSLDMVASYTKWFDAFKAL, from the coding sequence ATGAGTGCTTCTCAAGAACTTGAAAAAGCAGCGACAAACTACGCGTCCGAAGCTGTTAGATTGGACAAACAAGGCTCAAGGGGAATGGCTATCACGATGTACCAGAGAGCCATAGAAACGCTACTAAGAATAGTACACTTGTATCCTGACTATGGCTTAAACAAAGTCTACATACAACGTGCAATGGCATATCAAGAAAGAGTCAAAGTGCTACAAGGCGGAATGCCTCTAAGGCCAGATGTAGAGAAAAGACCTGCCGACACTACAGAACCTCAAGAAGCTGGAAAAGCAAGCTACGATGAACTAATAATGCAGGAAAAACCTAACGTAAAATGGCCTGATGTCGTCGGTCTGGAACCAGCGAAAAAAGCCATAAAAGAAGCAATCGTTTACCCAGTTCAGAGACCAGATCTGTTCCCCCTAGGATGGCCCCGAGGAATACTCCTCTTTGGACCACCGGGCTGCGGAAAGACTTTGCTGGCAGCCGCTGTCGCCACAGAAATAGACAGCAACTTCATATCTGTTGACGCAGCGTCAATAATGTCCAAGTGGTTAGGAGAAGGCGAGAAGAATGTCGCGCAACTTTTTGCATCTGCGAGAAAGTCTGCTAATAATGGGAAACCTTCCATCGTGTTCATTGACGAACTAGACTCTTTGATGGGAAGACATTCTAGTGAAGTTGGCGGGGAAGTTCGTGTACGAAACCAATTTCTTAAGGAAATGGACGGTGTTATTGATAAAGGTAAAAGTCTGCACGCATACGTAATAGGTGCTACGAATCGACCTTGGGATCTGGATTGGCCATTTATCAGAAGATTTCAGAAGAGAATCATAGTGCCATTGCCTAACCATCATTCAAGGCTGCAGATGTTTAAACTTTACACCAGTCATTTGAACCTGAACCCAAACATGAGTCTTCACGAATTGGCCAGGCTTTCAGAAGGGTTTTCAGGAAGTGATATAAAAGACTGTTGTCAGTCAGCCTACTTGAGAGTCATCGGTGAATTCTTCGAGTCTGGACGAGTAAATGATAAACGAGCTAAGCCTAGACCCGTAACTATGGACGACTTTCGACAAATACTTGAAGATCGGAAGCCAAGCGTTTCCCTTGACATGGTTGCATCCTACACCAAATGGTTTGACGCTTTTAAGGCACTCTAG